In one window of Calypte anna isolate BGI_N300 chromosome 27, bCalAnn1_v1.p, whole genome shotgun sequence DNA:
- the LOC115599757 gene encoding feather keratin Cos1-1/Cos1-3/Cos2-1-like — translation MKPKTSKKVIYILTCSVHRKQCLSMEGQKGNEAHRLPLDLGQCRSSIKAIPAPHSLIHFTSHCLLSQVHLQPHNMSCQPCYQPCLPCGQSCGPTPLANSCNEPCVRQCQSSTVVIEPSPVVVTLPGPILSSFPQNTVVGSSTSAAVGSILSSNGVPINSGGVDLSCFGNRYCGRIC, via the exons ATGAAGCCAAAAACAAGCAAGAAGGTCATCTACATCCTGACCTGCTCTGTGCACAGGAAGCAGTGTCTCAGCATGGAAGGGCAAAAAGGTAATGAAGCACAT AGGCTTCCTCTGGACCTGGGGCAGTGCAGGAGCAGTATAAAagccatcccagctcctcactcTCTCATCCACTTCACTT CTCACTGCCTTCTCTCCCAGGTGCACCTCCAGCCTCACAACAtgtcctgccagccctgctaccagccctgcctgccctgcgGCCAGTCCTGCGGCCCGACCCCGCTGGCCAACAGCTGCAATgagccctgtgtcaggcagtgccagagctcCACCGTTGTCATTGAGCCCTCCCCCGTGGTGGTGACCCTGCCCggacccatcctcagctccttcccacagaaCACCGTCGTGGGctcctccacctctgctgccgttggcagcatcctcagctcaaACGGAGTGCCCATCAACTCCGGGGGTGTGGACCTCTCCTGCTTCGGCAACCGCTACTGTGGCAGGATTTGCTAA
- the LOC115599756 gene encoding feather keratin Cos1-1/Cos1-3/Cos2-1-like has protein sequence MMRLPLDLGQCRSSIKAIPAPHSLIHFTSHCLLSQVHLQPHNMSCQPCYQPCLPCGQSCGPTPLANSCNEPCVRQCQSSTVVIEPSPVVVTLPGPILSSFPQNTVVGSSTSAAVGSILSSNGVPINSGGVDLSCFGNRYCGRIC, from the exons ATGATG AGGCTTCCTCTGGACCTGGGGCAGTGCAGGAGCAGTATAAAagccatcccagctcctcactcTCTCATCCACTTCACTT CTCACTGCCTTCTCTCCCAGGTGCACCTCCAGCCTCACAACAtgtcctgccagccctgctaccagccctgcctgccctgcgGCCAGTCCTGCGGCCCGACCCCGCTGGCCAACAGCTGCAATgagccctgtgtcaggcagtgccagagctcCACCGTTGTCATTGAGCCCTCCCCCGTGGTGGTGACCCTGCCCggacccatcctcagctccttcccacagaaCACCGTCGTGGGctcctccacctctgctgccgttggcagcatcctcagctcaaACGGAGTGCCCATCAACTCCGGGGGTGTGGACCTCTCCTGCTTCGGCAACCGCTACTGTGGCAGGATTTGCTAA
- the LOC115599754 gene encoding feather keratin Cos1-1/Cos1-3/Cos2-1-like — protein MVEESSPTQRGSLPQMLPCFFLCSERQEKSSKKPLALLEMARLPLDLGQCRSSIKAIPAPHSLIHFTSHCLLSQVHLQPHNMSCQPCYQPCLPCGQSCGPTPLANSCNEPCVRQCQSSTVVIEPSPVVVTLPGPILSSFPQNTVVGSSTSAAVGSILSSNGVPINSGGVDLSCFGNRYCGRIC, from the exons ATGGTGGAGGAGAGCAGCCCTACTCAGCGTGGTTCTCTACCACAGATGCTGCCCTGTTTCTTCTTGTGTTCTGAGAGGCAAGAGAAGTCCTCCAAGAAGCCTTTAGCCCTGCTGGAGATGGCT AGGCTTCCTCTGGACCTGGGGCAGTGCAGGAGCAGTATAAAagccatcccagctcctcactcTCTCATCCACTTCACTT CTCACTGCCTTCTCTCCCAGGTGCACCTCCAGCCTCACAACAtgtcctgccagccctgctaccagccctgcctgccctgcgGCCAGTCCTGCGGCCCGACCCCGCTGGCCAACAGCTGCAATgagccctgtgtcaggcagtgccagagctcCACCGTTGTCATTGAGCCCTCCCCCGTGGTGGTGACCCTGCCCggacccatcctcagctccttcccacagaaCACCGTCGTGGGctcctccacctctgctgccgttggcagcatcctcagctcaaACGGAGTGCCCATCAACTCCGGGGGTGTGGACCTCTCCTGCTTCGGCAACCGCTACTGTGGCAGGATTTGCTAA